In Streptomyces sp. 840.1, one DNA window encodes the following:
- a CDS encoding nuclear transport factor 2 family protein: MSLTATSNITDTEVTPKAVVLDYMDALAAGDLDRLRAFFDPEATWTLAGDLPVSGTWTGPDEIFGSFVARMVERLVPESMEFEFVGVIAEGERVLAEWKTRARARAGGRYDQHCLAVFTVRDGRIAAVREHFDTLHAHTVVFA, translated from the coding sequence ATGAGCCTCACCGCCACGAGCAACATCACGGACACCGAGGTCACCCCCAAGGCGGTCGTCCTCGACTACATGGACGCGCTCGCCGCAGGCGACCTGGACCGGCTGCGCGCCTTCTTCGATCCCGAGGCCACCTGGACGCTCGCCGGTGACCTTCCGGTGTCGGGCACCTGGACCGGGCCCGACGAGATCTTCGGCTCGTTCGTGGCCCGGATGGTGGAGCGACTGGTCCCGGAATCAATGGAGTTCGAGTTCGTCGGCGTGATCGCGGAGGGCGAGCGGGTCCTGGCGGAGTGGAAGACCCGGGCGCGGGCCCGAGCGGGCGGGCGCTACGACCAGCACTGCCTGGCCGTGTTCACCGTGCGTGACGGCCGGATCGCCGCCGTCCGCGAGCACTTCGACACGCTCCACGCCCACACCGTCGTCTTCGCCTGA
- a CDS encoding zinc-binding dehydrogenase: MRAMLPDADGSVLTGEAPEPEPADDEVLIAVEAYSVNRGETFQLDGRLDRRRPGWRPGKDVAGTVVRAAADGTGPAAGTRVVAHPPASGWAERVAVPVHSVAALPDAVDAVTAAALPLAGITALRLLRAAGPVAGRRLLITGASGGVGHYVTELAASSGAAVTAVSSTPERGARLLELGAAGIVTSPADAEGPYDVVLESVGGTSLPAALARLAPGGLLVWFGQASRTPVTLDFFDFFKGPAQSRIAHFDYTRADTTYAAELATLIRLVAGGRLHPEIGTVRDWSRTAEVIEDIRGRRVRGNAVLTVG, encoded by the coding sequence ATGCGAGCCATGCTTCCCGACGCCGATGGATCGGTCCTGACCGGTGAGGCTCCGGAGCCCGAACCCGCCGACGACGAGGTGCTGATAGCGGTCGAGGCGTACTCCGTGAACCGGGGCGAGACGTTCCAGCTCGACGGCCGGCTCGACCGCCGCCGGCCCGGCTGGCGCCCCGGCAAGGACGTCGCCGGGACGGTCGTACGGGCCGCCGCCGACGGCACCGGCCCGGCGGCCGGAACCCGCGTGGTCGCCCATCCGCCCGCGTCCGGCTGGGCCGAGCGCGTCGCCGTCCCGGTGCACAGCGTCGCCGCGCTCCCGGACGCCGTCGACGCGGTGACCGCCGCCGCTCTCCCGCTCGCCGGGATCACGGCCCTCCGGCTCCTCCGGGCGGCCGGACCGGTCGCCGGCCGACGGCTGCTGATCACCGGCGCGAGCGGCGGGGTCGGCCACTACGTCACCGAGCTGGCGGCGTCCTCGGGCGCGGCCGTGACGGCGGTCAGCTCGACGCCGGAGCGCGGCGCCCGGCTGCTGGAGCTGGGAGCGGCGGGCATCGTGACCTCACCGGCCGACGCCGAGGGCCCGTACGACGTCGTACTCGAATCGGTGGGCGGTACCTCGCTGCCCGCCGCCCTGGCCCGGCTCGCCCCGGGCGGGCTGCTGGTCTGGTTCGGTCAGGCGAGCCGGACCCCGGTCACCCTGGACTTCTTCGACTTCTTCAAGGGCCCGGCCCAGTCCCGTATCGCCCACTTCGACTACACCCGCGCCGACACGACGTACGCCGCCGAGCTCGCCACCCTGATCCGGCTGGTCGCCGGGGGCCGGCTCCACCCGGAGATCGGCACGGTCCGCGACTGGTCCCGCACCGCCGAGGTCATCGAGGACATCCGGGGCCGGCGGGTGCGGGGGAACGCGGTGCTGACGGTGGGGTGA
- the coaA gene encoding type I pantothenate kinase: MITSPTRSTNRRAEHAATPYVDLSRAEWSALRDKTPLPLTAEEVERLRGLGDVIDLDEVRDVYLPLSRLLNLYVQATSGLRGALNTFLGDAGNGHGAQRGTPFVIGVAGSVAVGKSTSARILQALLARWPEHPRVELVTTDGFLLPMKELHARGLMSRKGFPESYDRRALTRFVADIKAGKDEVTAPVYSHLIYDIVPGERLTVRRPDILIVEGLNVLQPALPGKDGRTRVGLADYFDFSVYVDARPEDIETWYLNRFRKLRATAFQDPSSYFRKYTQVSEAEAMEYAATMWRTINKPNLVENVAPTRGRATLVLRKGPDHKVQRLSLRKL, from the coding sequence GTGATCACTTCGCCGACACGGAGCACGAACCGACGCGCCGAGCACGCCGCGACGCCGTACGTCGACCTCTCCCGAGCGGAGTGGAGCGCCCTGCGGGACAAGACACCGCTGCCGCTGACCGCCGAGGAGGTGGAACGGCTGCGCGGGCTCGGGGACGTCATCGACCTGGACGAGGTGCGCGACGTCTACCTGCCGCTCTCCCGGCTCCTCAACCTGTACGTGCAGGCCACCTCCGGGCTGCGCGGCGCGCTGAACACCTTCCTGGGGGACGCGGGAAACGGGCACGGGGCGCAGCGCGGGACGCCGTTCGTCATAGGGGTCGCGGGCAGCGTCGCGGTGGGCAAGTCCACCAGTGCCCGTATCCTCCAGGCGCTGCTGGCCCGCTGGCCGGAGCACCCCCGGGTGGAGCTGGTGACCACGGACGGGTTCCTGCTGCCGATGAAAGAGCTCCACGCGCGCGGGCTGATGTCGCGCAAGGGCTTCCCGGAGTCCTACGACCGGCGCGCCCTGACCCGCTTCGTCGCGGACATCAAGGCCGGCAAGGACGAGGTGACCGCCCCCGTCTACTCGCACCTGATCTACGACATCGTGCCCGGCGAGCGGCTCACGGTCCGGCGCCCCGACATCCTCATCGTCGAGGGGCTGAACGTGCTCCAGCCCGCGCTGCCCGGCAAGGACGGCCGCACCAGGGTCGGGCTGGCGGACTACTTCGACTTCAGCGTGTACGTGGACGCGCGGCCCGAGGACATCGAGACCTGGTACCTCAACCGCTTCCGCAAGCTGCGCGCGACGGCGTTCCAGGACCCGTCCTCGTACTTCCGCAAGTACACCCAGGTCTCCGAAGCGGAGGCGATGGAGTACGCCGCGACGATGTGGCGGACCATCAACAAACCGAATCTGGTCGAGAACGTCGCACCGACCCGGGGCCGTGCCACCCTGGTGCTCCGCAAGGGCCCCGATCACAAGGTCCAGCGGCTGTCGCTGCGCAAACTCTGA
- a CDS encoding DUF389 domain-containing protein, whose translation MLHLRLIVPTGRTDEVTDLLERTVGTAHLVVLPGVARDPVGDVVLCDVAREAGDELIGALRELGVDTYGSITVENMDLTLSARAERAEEDAPGEGADAVLWEELSEATHEESTFSVTYVAFLAVATMLAACGVMLDNAILIVGAMAVGPEFGPLAGISTALVQRAPRLVWRSLLALVGGFAAAMVLTAGFAWLMDVLGLFTEAMIEADRPNTAFVWQPDWMSFVVAFLAGIAGTLSLTSAKSGALIGVAISVTTVPAAANAAVAFSYSDYGQMTGSTKQLLANLGGIVLAGTLTLLVQKALWRLARDRGARVAPTTTRVS comes from the coding sequence GTGCTGCATCTGCGTCTCATCGTGCCCACCGGCCGCACGGACGAAGTGACGGACCTGCTGGAGCGAACCGTCGGGACCGCTCATCTTGTGGTGCTGCCGGGGGTCGCGCGTGATCCGGTCGGCGACGTCGTGCTGTGCGACGTGGCGCGGGAGGCGGGCGACGAGCTGATCGGAGCACTGCGGGAGCTCGGGGTCGACACATACGGGTCGATCACCGTCGAGAACATGGATCTGACGCTGTCCGCACGCGCCGAGCGGGCCGAGGAGGACGCACCGGGCGAGGGCGCGGACGCGGTGCTGTGGGAGGAGCTGTCGGAGGCGACCCACGAGGAGTCGACGTTCAGCGTCACCTACGTGGCGTTCCTCGCGGTCGCGACGATGCTCGCCGCCTGCGGTGTGATGCTCGACAACGCGATCCTGATCGTGGGCGCGATGGCGGTGGGCCCGGAGTTCGGGCCGCTGGCCGGGATCTCCACCGCCCTGGTGCAGCGGGCGCCGCGGCTGGTGTGGCGCTCACTGCTGGCGCTGGTCGGCGGTTTCGCCGCCGCGATGGTGCTGACGGCCGGTTTCGCCTGGCTGATGGACGTACTCGGGCTGTTCACGGAGGCGATGATCGAGGCGGACCGGCCCAATACGGCGTTCGTCTGGCAGCCGGACTGGATGTCGTTCGTGGTGGCGTTCCTGGCGGGCATCGCCGGGACGCTCTCCCTCACCTCGGCCAAGTCCGGGGCGCTGATCGGCGTCGCGATCTCGGTGACGACCGTGCCGGCCGCGGCCAACGCGGCGGTGGCGTTCAGCTACAGCGACTACGGCCAGATGACCGGCTCCACGAAACAGCTGCTGGCCAACCTCGGAGGGATCGTGCTGGCGGGGACCCTGACGCTGCTGGTGCAGAAGGCCCTGTGGCGGCTGGCCCGCGACCGGGGTGCGCGCGTGGCGCCCACGACCACCCGGGTGAGCTGA
- the glmM gene encoding phosphoglucosamine mutase: MGRLFGTDGVRGVANADLTAELALGLSVAAAHVLGEVGTFEGHRPTAVVGRDPRASGEFLEAAVVAGLASAGVDVLRVGVLPTPAVAYLTGALGADIGVMLSASHNAMPDNGIKFFARGGHKLADELEDRIETVYEQHRTGEPWARPTGAGVGRINDYAEGFDRYVAHLIGVLPNRLDGLKVVLDEAHGAAARVSPEAFARAGAEIVTIGADPDGLNINDGCGSTHLELLRAAVVEHGADLGIAHDGDADRCLAVDASGEEIDGDQILAVLALAMRDAGQLRKGTVVGTVMSNLGFKIAMEREGIELVQTAVGDRYVLESMKDKGYALGGEQSGHVIVLDHATTGDGTLTGLMLAARVAATGRTLAELAGVMERLPQVLINVPDVDKSRVATSPELATAVAEAERELGATGRVLLRQSGTEPLVRVMVEAADIEQARAVAGRLADVVKSALG, from the coding sequence GTGGGACGACTCTTCGGCACGGACGGCGTGCGCGGTGTCGCCAATGCGGACCTGACGGCCGAGCTCGCGCTCGGCCTCTCGGTCGCTGCGGCGCACGTACTGGGCGAGGTGGGCACCTTCGAGGGCCACCGGCCGACGGCCGTGGTCGGCAGAGACCCCCGCGCCTCCGGAGAGTTCCTGGAGGCCGCCGTGGTGGCGGGCCTCGCCAGCGCCGGCGTCGACGTCCTGCGGGTCGGCGTCCTGCCGACCCCCGCCGTGGCTTACCTCACCGGGGCGCTGGGCGCCGACATCGGCGTGATGCTCTCCGCCAGCCACAACGCCATGCCGGACAACGGCATCAAGTTCTTCGCCCGGGGCGGCCACAAGCTCGCCGACGAGCTGGAGGACCGCATCGAGACGGTCTACGAGCAGCACCGCACCGGCGAGCCGTGGGCCCGCCCCACCGGCGCCGGAGTCGGCCGGATCAACGACTACGCGGAGGGCTTCGACCGTTACGTCGCTCACCTCATCGGCGTACTGCCCAACCGGCTCGACGGCCTGAAGGTCGTACTCGACGAGGCGCACGGTGCCGCGGCCCGCGTCTCGCCCGAGGCCTTCGCCCGCGCCGGGGCCGAGATCGTCACGATCGGCGCCGACCCGGACGGCCTGAACATCAACGACGGCTGCGGCTCCACGCACCTGGAGCTGCTCCGCGCCGCCGTCGTCGAGCACGGCGCCGACCTCGGCATCGCGCACGACGGCGACGCCGACCGCTGCCTGGCCGTGGACGCCTCGGGCGAGGAGATCGACGGCGACCAGATCCTGGCCGTCCTCGCCCTCGCGATGCGCGACGCCGGGCAGCTCCGCAAGGGCACCGTGGTCGGCACCGTGATGTCGAACCTCGGCTTCAAGATCGCCATGGAGCGGGAGGGCATCGAGCTCGTCCAGACCGCGGTGGGCGACCGCTACGTCCTGGAGTCGATGAAGGACAAGGGCTACGCGCTGGGCGGCGAGCAGTCCGGCCACGTCATCGTCCTGGACCACGCCACGACCGGCGACGGCACGCTGACCGGCCTGATGCTGGCGGCCCGGGTCGCCGCCACCGGCCGTACGCTCGCCGAGCTGGCCGGTGTGATGGAGCGCCTGCCGCAGGTCCTCATCAACGTGCCGGACGTCGACAAGTCCCGCGTGGCCACCTCCCCGGAGCTGGCCACGGCGGTGGCCGAGGCCGAGCGCGAGCTGGGCGCCACCGGACGGGTGCTGCTGCGCCAGTCGGGCACGGAGCCGCTGGTCCGGGTCATGGTCGAGGCGGCCGACATCGAGCAGGCGCGCGCGGTGGCGGGCCGGCTGGCCGACGTGGTGAAGTCCGCGCTGGGCTGA
- the rpsI gene encoding 30S ribosomal protein S9 produces the protein MAETTAETPVEGTEVTEGEETFAEVTTFESEVPVEGEYTSESLVGRFGDPQPAAGLGRRKNAIARVRIIPGTGKWKINGRTLEDYFPNKVHQQEVNEPFKVLELDGRYDVIARISGGGVSGQAGALRLGVARSLNEADEDNNRATLKKAGFLSRDDRAVERKKAGLKKARKAPQYSKR, from the coding sequence GTGGCCGAGACCACTGCAGAGACGCCCGTCGAGGGCACCGAGGTCACCGAGGGCGAAGAGACCTTCGCCGAGGTGACCACCTTCGAGTCCGAGGTGCCCGTCGAGGGCGAGTACACCTCGGAGTCGCTCGTGGGCCGCTTCGGCGACCCGCAGCCCGCGGCCGGCCTGGGCCGTCGCAAGAACGCCATCGCCCGCGTCCGGATCATCCCGGGCACCGGCAAGTGGAAGATCAACGGTCGCACCCTTGAGGACTACTTCCCCAACAAGGTGCACCAGCAGGAAGTCAACGAGCCCTTCAAGGTGCTCGAGCTCGACGGCCGCTACGACGTCATCGCCCGCATCTCGGGTGGCGGCGTCTCCGGCCAGGCCGGTGCCCTGCGCCTCGGTGTCGCCCGTTCGCTGAACGAGGCGGACGAGGACAACAACCGCGCCACGCTGAAGAAGGCCGGCTTCCTCTCCCGCGACGACCGTGCGGTCGAGCGCAAGAAGGCCGGTCTCAAGAAGGCCCGTAAGGCCCCGCAGTACAGCAAGCGCTAA
- the rplM gene encoding 50S ribosomal protein L13 has product MRTYSPKPGDVTRQWHIIDAEDIVLGRLATTAANLLRGKHKAIYAPHMDMGDFVIIINAEKVHLSGNKKTQKMAYRHSGFPGGLRSVRYDELLAKNPEKAVEKAIKGMIPKNTLGRQMISKLKVYAGDQHPHAAQQPVPFEITQVAQ; this is encoded by the coding sequence GTGCGTACGTACAGCCCCAAGCCCGGCGATGTCACTCGCCAGTGGCACATCATTGACGCCGAGGACATCGTCCTGGGCCGTCTGGCCACCACGGCCGCGAACCTCCTCCGAGGCAAGCACAAGGCGATCTACGCCCCCCACATGGACATGGGCGACTTCGTCATCATCATCAACGCCGAGAAGGTTCACCTCTCCGGCAACAAGAAGACCCAGAAGATGGCGTACCGCCACTCCGGGTTCCCGGGCGGTCTGCGCTCCGTGCGCTACGACGAGCTTCTCGCGAAGAACCCCGAGAAGGCTGTCGAGAAGGCCATCAAGGGCATGATCCCCAAGAACACTCTGGGCCGCCAGATGATCTCGAAGCTCAAGGTCTACGCGGGCGACCAGCACCCGCACGCTGCTCAGCAGCCGGTCCCGTTCGAGATCACCCAGGTCGCGCAGTAG
- a CDS encoding ABC-F family ATP-binding cassette domain-containing protein, whose amino-acid sequence MGHLEAGHLEYYLPDGRVLLGDASFRVADGAVVALVGANGAGKTTLLRLLAGELQPHGGSVSVSGGLGVMQQFVGSVRDERTVRDLLVSVAQPRIREAAQAVDRAEEKILTVDDEAAQMAYAQALSDWAEARGYEAETVWDMCTTAALGVPYEKAQWREVRTLSGGEQKRLVLEALLRGPDEVLLLDEPDNYLDVPGKRWLEEKLKETRKTVLFVSHDRELLSRAAEKIVSVEPSAAGSDVWVHGGGFATYHQARKERFARFEELLRRWEEEHARLKALVLRMRQQAANSPDMANRYHAMQTRFKKFEDAGPPPEPPREQDIRMRLRGGRTGMRAVTCKNLELTGLMKPFDLEIFYGERVAVLGSNGSGKSHFLRLLAGETVAHTGEWKLGARVVAGHFAQTHAHPELLGKTLVEILWTEQAKDRGGAMSVLRRYELERQGDQPFEKLSGGQQARFQILLLELAGTTALLLDEPTDNLDLESAEALQDGLEVYDGTVMAVTHDRWFAKSFDRYLVFGSDGVVRETAEPVWDERRVERAR is encoded by the coding sequence ATGGGACATCTTGAAGCAGGCCATCTGGAGTACTACCTACCGGACGGGCGGGTGCTGCTCGGCGATGCTTCGTTCCGGGTGGCGGACGGGGCGGTGGTCGCCCTCGTCGGGGCGAACGGCGCCGGGAAGACCACGCTGCTGCGGCTGCTCGCCGGTGAGCTCCAGCCGCACGGCGGCTCGGTCTCGGTGAGTGGCGGGCTCGGCGTGATGCAGCAGTTCGTCGGCTCGGTGCGCGACGAGCGCACGGTGCGCGACCTGCTGGTCTCCGTCGCCCAGCCCCGTATCCGGGAGGCCGCGCAGGCCGTCGACCGGGCCGAGGAGAAGATCCTCACCGTGGACGACGAGGCCGCGCAGATGGCGTACGCGCAGGCGCTGAGCGACTGGGCCGAGGCGCGCGGGTACGAGGCCGAGACCGTCTGGGACATGTGCACGACGGCGGCGCTCGGCGTCCCGTACGAGAAGGCGCAGTGGCGCGAGGTGCGCACGCTCTCCGGCGGTGAGCAGAAGCGGCTGGTGCTGGAGGCGCTGCTGCGCGGCCCGGACGAGGTGCTGCTGCTCGACGAGCCGGACAACTATCTGGACGTCCCCGGGAAGCGCTGGCTGGAGGAGAAGCTGAAGGAGACCCGTAAGACGGTCCTCTTCGTCTCCCACGACCGGGAGCTGCTGTCCCGGGCCGCCGAGAAGATCGTCAGCGTGGAGCCCAGCGCGGCCGGCAGCGACGTGTGGGTGCACGGTGGCGGCTTCGCCACGTACCACCAGGCCCGCAAGGAGCGGTTCGCGCGCTTCGAGGAGCTGCTGCGGCGCTGGGAGGAGGAGCACGCCCGGCTGAAGGCGCTCGTCCTGCGGATGCGGCAGCAGGCGGCGAACAGCCCCGACATGGCGAACCGCTACCACGCGATGCAGACCCGCTTCAAGAAGTTCGAGGACGCCGGACCGCCGCCGGAGCCGCCCCGGGAGCAGGACATCCGGATGCGGCTGCGTGGCGGCCGGACCGGGATGCGGGCGGTGACCTGCAAGAACCTGGAGCTGACCGGCCTGATGAAGCCGTTCGACCTGGAGATCTTCTACGGGGAGAGGGTCGCCGTCCTCGGATCGAACGGGTCGGGCAAATCGCACTTCCTGCGGCTGCTGGCCGGCGAGACGGTGGCGCACACGGGGGAGTGGAAGCTCGGGGCGAGGGTGGTGGCCGGCCACTTCGCGCAGACCCACGCCCACCCGGAGCTGCTCGGCAAGACGCTCGTCGAGATCCTGTGGACGGAGCAGGCCAAGGACCGGGGCGGCGCGATGTCCGTGCTGCGGCGGTACGAGCTGGAGCGGCAGGGGGACCAGCCCTTCGAGAAGCTGTCCGGCGGCCAGCAGGCCCGCTTCCAGATCCTGCTCCTGGAGCTGGCCGGTACGACGGCGCTGCTGCTGGACGAGCCGACCGACAACCTGGACCTGGAGTCGGCCGAGGCGCTCCAGGACGGCCTCGAGGTCTACGACGGCACGGTGATGGCCGTCACCCACGACCGCTGGTTCGCGAAGTCCTTCGACCGGTACCTGGTCTTCGGCTCCGACGGGGTCGTACGGGAGACGGCGGAGCCGGTCTGGGACGAGCGGCGGGTGGAGCGGGCCCGGTAG
- the truA gene encoding tRNA pseudouridine(38-40) synthase TruA: protein MSDVVEPGFVRVRLDLAYDGKDFSGWAKQTSRRTVQGEIEDALRTVTRSSRTYDLTVAGRTDAGVHARGQVAHVDLPDGVWAEHADKLLRRMAGRMAPDVRIMRIAEAPAGFNARFSALWRRYAYRVADRPGGVDPLIRGHVLWHDRPLDVDAMNEAAALMTGEHDFAAYCKKREGATTIRTLQKLSWARDEASGVMTATVQADAFCHNMVRALIGAALFVGDGRRPAAWPAEVLAARVRDPGVHVVRPHGLTLEEVAYPADELLAARAVEARNVRTLPGAGCC from the coding sequence GTGAGTGACGTAGTGGAGCCCGGTTTCGTACGGGTGCGGCTGGACCTGGCGTACGACGGCAAGGACTTCTCGGGCTGGGCGAAGCAGACGAGCCGGCGCACCGTCCAGGGCGAGATCGAGGACGCCCTGCGTACCGTGACGCGCTCCTCGCGGACGTACGACCTGACCGTGGCCGGGCGCACCGACGCCGGGGTGCACGCGCGCGGCCAGGTCGCGCACGTGGACCTGCCGGACGGGGTGTGGGCCGAGCACGCGGACAAGCTGCTGCGTCGCATGGCCGGGCGGATGGCGCCCGATGTGCGGATCATGCGGATCGCGGAGGCGCCGGCGGGGTTCAACGCGCGCTTCTCGGCGCTGTGGCGCAGGTACGCCTACCGGGTCGCGGACCGGCCGGGCGGTGTGGACCCGCTGATCCGGGGTCATGTGCTGTGGCACGACCGGCCGTTGGACGTCGACGCGATGAACGAGGCGGCGGCGCTGATGACCGGGGAGCACGACTTCGCGGCGTACTGCAAGAAGCGCGAGGGTGCGACGACCATCCGGACGCTGCAGAAGCTGAGTTGGGCGCGTGACGAGGCGTCGGGCGTGATGACGGCGACCGTGCAGGCCGACGCGTTCTGCCACAACATGGTGCGGGCGCTGATCGGGGCCGCGCTGTTCGTGGGAGACGGGCGGCGGCCGGCGGCCTGGCCGGCCGAGGTGCTCGCGGCCCGGGTGCGGGACCCCGGCGTGCACGTGGTGCGGCCGCACGGACTGACGCTGGAGGAAGTCGCTTACCCGGCCGATGAGTTGCTGGCCGCGAGGGCTGTCGAGGCCCGTAACGTGCGGACGCTGCCGGGGGCCGGCTGCTGCTGA
- the rplQ gene encoding 50S ribosomal protein L17, whose protein sequence is MPQPAKGARLGGSAAHEKLLLNNLAKSLFEHGRITTTEAKARRLRPVAERFITKAKKGDIHNRRLVLQSITDKGIVHTLFTEIAPRYENRPGGYTRITKIGNRRGDNAPMAVIELVEALTVAQAATGEAEAATKRAVKEDAQKKDETPVESVEDAKPADADAESKDA, encoded by the coding sequence ATGCCTCAGCCCGCCAAGGGCGCCCGTCTGGGCGGCAGCGCTGCGCACGAGAAGCTTCTTCTCAACAACCTCGCGAAGTCGCTGTTCGAGCACGGCCGCATCACCACGACCGAGGCCAAGGCCCGCCGCCTGCGTCCGGTCGCCGAGCGTTTCATCACCAAGGCGAAGAAGGGCGACATCCACAACCGTCGCCTGGTGCTGCAGTCGATCACGGACAAGGGCATCGTGCACACGCTCTTCACCGAGATCGCCCCGCGGTACGAGAACCGCCCCGGTGGTTACACCCGCATCACCAAGATCGGCAACCGTCGTGGCGACAACGCCCCGATGGCCGTCATCGAGCTGGTCGAGGCCCTGACCGTGGCGCAGGCTGCCACCGGTGAGGCCGAGGCCGCCACGAAGCGCGCGGTCAAGGAAGACGCCCAGAAGAAGGACGAGACCCCGGTCGAGTCCGTCGAGGACGCCAAGCCGGCCGACGCCGACGCGGAGTCCAAGGACGCCTGA